In the genome of Xiphophorus hellerii strain 12219 chromosome 14, Xiphophorus_hellerii-4.1, whole genome shotgun sequence, the window CCAGAGTGACCGATGATTGTAAAATGAACAGACTCACGTTAAGAGCTGGGAATAAAGCATGGCAGATCaagagaagtgaaaaagaaaaacacccacCTGTGCATTGGGACAAAAGGAGTCCTGGTCTGCAGTGGCCGTTGGACATACCTGCGGGCCTAAGAGCAACTGCTGAAGTTCAGTGTATGTGGCCCTGTGGAGCGCTTCGCAGTCGCTGTACAGACGAGCGGCTATGTAGTGCTGTTCACGGCGGGCACCAGCTACTGAGTCTCGGCTCAATTGAATGTTGGTCCTTAGGTTTTGGGCTGCTTGATCCAAACCTTCATACGTTTGAAATGGCTCTGATCGACCGCGGTCTGACTCACGGTCAAGGATCTGAAGAAGTCTGAGAAGAAAAACCAACATACAAGAATGAGGCGTCATTTGTTAAAAGGCAAGTTGTGGTTAGCAAGGAAAATCTGTAGTTGTAGCAGCACAGAAGTGCACAAGCTCGTACCAAACATGTTACCAAATGGTTATTTTTATATCTACCAGAAGATGTGACCTAAAGAACAAAACTAAGTGAAACACGTACAAGCAAAATCCtgacatttgaaacaaaaattccTGCTTAAAAGATGTTCTAAAGCAAATGTCAAAGGCAGAGACAGTAATCCACTCCTGAGGCAaagattagaaaataaaacacattttttgcttAGTTTTGCTGAAATTCTGCATGGTTTTTTCAATGTTGTTTAATCACATTCAGTTTAGCAAGTGAAGACTGACGTATCCACACTATATTTCAAACTCTGGCCACCGATCCTTTTCTCcctcaaactgaaaaagtctTACCTGCATAAGGCAACATCCTGGGAGCTGATGAATGGGTTGGGTCTCGGGTTGATAGCCAGGCCTGGGTGAGCCAAGGACTCTATTCTCAGAGATGATGCCTTGTCTTCCTCTGACAGTCTGCTATCAATTTCCATCAGTTGATTCTGGCAGCACTTCCACCTTCTCAACTCCAGCTCATGAGCCAAGAGGAGTAAGTCAAAGGACGCTTTCTGACGAAGTAAATAGTCACGCACCTACGCGATGAGATTGATGTTAGTCAGTTATTAAATTGTGAAGCACATTTCTAGTGTCACAAAATAGCAGAGCTTCAATTTATTTTGACAGGAAAGTTGATGATACAGTAGATAACATATGGCTAAATATGAGACAAAGCTTTCTGAACACCTGTTAGATACTGCAAAAAGACTTTCAGAATGCAGTGAAGGTCCACCATCCGGCAGGACAAAGACTCTAAACATGCAACCAGAGTTAAAATCGAAAAGCTTAGATCAAAGCACATTCAATCTAACAGATCTAGATATCAATATAATTGAGACTAAGTTGccagacttgaaaactgatgttcagaGATACTCTCTATCCAATGAAGAGTGGAACTGTTTttgcagacaaaaacaaagacttaaATTTCCAGATGTGAAAAGTTGGTAGAGATCTACTCCAAAGCATTTGAAGTGGAGCAAAAAGTGGGTCTAGAAAATTTTAACACAACATACGAATTGTTTGATCCTTGGCCCACAAACGGATTACCAAGCATCGCATGAATCCTAATATGGTATTTCAGAGTATATTGACCCTCCCAAAGTATTAAATAATGTGAAATCAGTATATTAAGCGACTCACCTGATCCTGCCTAGAAATGTAGTAGTTTTGCCTGGCAAGTTGCAATGTTAGGTCTCCCCTCACCACAGGAACATTCAGCAGCCTGGCCGACTCTCTGAGAGCAGAAGGTACCGGTCCATTAAGCAGCGCTtccagttcagcttccacagCTTGCAGCTCTTTCTTAGTAACAACATCACGCATGTGCAGGGAGGAAGAGGTTGAAATGCTCTATGAGGATGACAATAACAGACACAAAGGTAAGTTTAAAAGACAAATCGGGATCAACAAAGCTTTAGTATTAATTTGTTTACAGCACattgcattaatttattttacctttgtatGACGAGCCTTTTCTGAGAGCCAGTCCAAGCCAGCCTTGACAGCCTTCTCTTCTGCCAAAGCCTGTATCAGCTGGTGCTCAGCCACAATATGCGACCACTGAAGTCGGGCCATTTCTGTCCTCCTGTGCTCAACCACGCGACTTCCACTTTTACAATCAGTATTCTTCTCCTTTTCATCTTCATAAGAGCTGAGGTCAAGGACCTGGAAGTGCTCAGAACATGATGTCTCGACAATGTCCGATATGCcatgaaaaaaatgcttctgAGTGAAGGCAGTGAGCGTTTTTGTGTTGAGCTCCTCCTGATTTAAGTAGGGATCCAAAGACAGCTGAGAGAGGAGAACTTTTGGCTTTTGGGAAATGGAGGGCTTTAACTGGTCTGCTTTTTGTCTAGCTTCTGGCTGAGGGAGGAACGATCCCAGCCTGCCAACCTCATCTGTTAGGTTTTGCAACACTGCGTTGGTGTCAGCATTCTCTGCTCCAATCAACGCAATAGCTTCCTTAAGCTTGCATGCAGCACTGTCCAGCTCAGCACCAAGTTGCAAGTCAACATCCGCATGGGATGTGGCTGCTACCTGCAGCTTGTTGTAGCGCCGCTGCTTTAACTCCTTCTCTTTACACAGTGCCTGGATTTCTGCCTCCAAGTCTTCTATAGCCAAATCCCCCTCCACCACAAACACAGAGGACGAAGAACGATGTCCCAAGATGTTTGTGCTGCTCCCATCAGAAGGCCCTATGGTTTTGAGAACCTCCGCCAGGGATGTTTCATCCAGGATATGTTTGCCAGACTTCTGCAACTCCTGAAACGCAACTGCCTCCTCTGTGGTCAGGACGTTCCTTTGGTTGAGGGTGCGACAGACGAAGCGCAAGAAATGAAGGTTCTCCGGGGCGCAGTCGAACAGCCAATCAAACTCTGAAGCCTGCAGTGAAGCTGCACCAGGATATCCCAGACGGCCCATGGCCTCCACAAACTGGGCACCGTTTAACATGTTTAACCTTACACTGTGCTGCTCAGTCATCCAGCAGCACAATGCGTAACAAGAATAATGACAGTCAGAAGAgacagtgaaataaataaatgtattaatgaCCTTTTGAATTTAGTTTAAGCACATGTTtattaaagattaaattaagCTGATCAAGCAAAAGATGGTAAATTTCCATCTGTAGCCCACTGACTATAAAGTATCTCCAAATTTTACATTCACTGTCTATGAAAGTTAAGTTCATGTTACTTTTGACGTAttacttttgactttttcaaCTGTTTAATTATGACCACCTAAGTAGGtcactgaaaatattaaaatacatgaTTTTACATCCTATGATAATTAGCGGGTCTGATacttttgtagaaaaaaatataattgaaaCTTCATAGATgcaaaggccagttaagtctgTCAGAGGTATAGAAAAACGAAAATTTAGGCAAAGTTAGTGCGTCTTTGTATGTACTTCATTTGATATTATCGGTATCATGGCGATAAGATGTGTAAATGTCATAGAATCAACTAGTCATCATTACATTAACACAACACGGCCAAACTGCTGTTCACATGACGCAGTCGATTAAAACTCTGCGTTAGCACAAATACTGACGTCAAAACATGCATAATACTCCAAACgaaacatttaaacatcaaaTTATTATACATTAGGTGTCACGAACAATAAACGTACCACCATTTATGATAAAATGAAAGGTCGTAATGCCGAGTTTAATGAAGAGTTTAGCAACAAACATTGACAACTAGCTAGAAAGCTACAAAAAGACAGCTGTAGCGCGTGAGTCTGTAGGTGACTTGAACGTACTGCTAGCTTGACAGGAATAATGAGTTaaaactttggttttgtttgaacTCAATACTTACAGTTCGACTCAAAATGATCCAATTTTATTCGTTAAAAGTTTCAACGGTAGCCTTCCTCGCGCCAACTTTCCAAACTGAGCGTCTTGACGTTTTGCGTCATACGTAAAAGGCTGACCTGCTTATTCAACCAATCACAGTTGCGTGGGGGGAAGCTCGTGTTCCGCCCActgctgcaaataaatacagctACTAACTGACTTAACTCACAACCTCTGCTTATTTAGCAGCACTTCTGTGAGACTATATCTACTAATACTACTGGTAAGTctgtaaaaacactaaaacaagtACAGcgaagtgtttttgtttttgcacctatctcagtttttattctgttaactGAACACGATTTTTATAATCCttttgagtttttcatttttaaccagGCAATAAATTACAACTGCTTTCCTGTGATCCTGTCTGTTTGATCTCTCTCCGCAGCCCTGAGTAAGTCACCATGGTTCAGGCTAAGTCATGGGTCATGGTCAAGCATTTCGATGGCTTCCCAAAGAACAGCGACTTCCAGCTCAAGGTGGAGGAGCTACCTGAGCCTAAAAACGGAGGCAAGAATAGATCCCTCATTCTGTTTCTGCAGGACTGAAGAACAGCTAAAAGTTATTTGTCTCTAATGTTGCTTATTCTAATAAAATGTGATCCATCTTGGTTTTGTTACAGAGGTGCTGATAGAAGCAGTATTTCTCAGTGTGGATCCATACATGAGGTACAATGACATGCATCCAGATTTGACAATATTACCAGTTATTACTAAATCACCTCAGAATAATTTAATTATCATGCAGTAAGTctgtatttctcttttattcagACCTTTCAGCAAACTCTACATGAAGGAAGGGGATGTTATGATCGGAACTCAAGTGGCAAAGTAAGGAAAACTTTCTTAGACGCAGAAAAGGCCCTTTGTTGACAGATTTCAAATGTGTACAtaaaagaactttaaattaTGTTCACTTCCTATTTCAAGAATAGAATTAGTTTTCTACATCCTATATATACAAAGTTTTTGATTCATGAACAGTAGGTATATTGTTCAGTAATGCCAGTAAatgttccacattttgtcaccctGCAAGAGTTTTGCTTTTAGCAAATTAAAGTCTTTGCTTTCTCAGTGGATTTTAAGGACTGTGTTACTGAAATattctttgtctttcttttgaatGCTTTTATATAATACAAAAAGATATTTCTATTTATAAATCTACACCTGTTCCGAATGAACGCTTTGAACTTTCCACTTATGGTGCTTAACATGTGTAACCATGGTTGTTATCAGGTGAAGGAGGAGCGACTCGTAGTAGAGTCCTTTGTTTGCAAGCCATTAAGTGTAGCAGCATGATTTATGTGAAGGGGCATTGCCtcgtataaaaaaaatataacctTAGTGCATGCTGCAGACTTATTCAGGTAGTAGCAAATTTATTCTATTCTCATccatcttggaaaaaaaaaagttaagtcaGCTAATTTCCAGCAGAGTCTAGCTAGTACTGgatttacacatttttagaaaaatatttcgATGATattgcagtttttatatttatagaaGTGTTAATATTCCATGCTGTTATAATTTAAGttatacatttaaaagaaataaaagttggTTATTACATTTCTCAACTTTTTAGGAAGTTGAACATAGTTTTCTATTCTTGGTAGACAGTTTATTACCATGAcatgctttttaatttaacgCTATCCAGCCTTGTAATCTGTAAAACAATAACTACTCACACAGAAGAACATATCAGGGAATCTGTTCCATCTGTTATAGAATTATATTGATTGACCTTTAATACAGATTAAGTCAACAATTCATAATTCCCTTCTCTTTCTTGGAAATACTACTTCTATAGGTTTCCTCTGTACAACTGTGGACATAGAAAGTGTGTACACCtctgtgaaaatgtcaaataagATAAGTGacttcaaaacataaaaagaccTACATTCTGGACAAACAAATCTGTTATGGGAGgcaaataataaatcaataaagcGTGCAATAAATTTGCACACACCTAAACTAATATGTACCCTGCTGAAGCACCGTCTCATTCAATTCCAGCATTCAGTCTTTTTTGGTAAGAGTCTATCAACACCCCACATCTTGACTTGCCAGTACTTGATCACTCTACCTTAAAAAAGCTTTCCAAGTTGTTTGAGTGCAGTCAGATTGTGTGGGCCTCTAATTTCCACAACCATATTCAGGTGAATCTGTggattttctgttggatttacATCAGCTCTCTGGCTTGAAGATAAATAACCCCATGAGCATCaagctgccaccaccatatttcagagtgttgttgctttttttgtgtcaAACTTCCCTTTTTAGAATCGCGACCCAAAACTTGATGACATGGCTGCACGTATAGAGGTCATTATTTCTTGATGCAGATATCTAGGGGTCACCtctgaataaaagcaacaagTGGCACGAAATCCTTTTGATCAGTTGTAACCAAACAGCTGTAGAGTATCATCCAGATGAATAGTGTCAGACCTTTTTCATTACTGCGTGTTGGTTCAGTCTGTTTATTCCTTACTCTATTTTTGACTAATAAAAATGTACCCCATCAACTCAAACACACTTCCAGCATAGCATAGCTAGTACTGAATTGAACTAAGttgtagttttaaattgtataaTGTGAATAGATCTCAAGTCACTATCCAATAACTGCTGGTTACTGTTATTTGTAGATTAAGAATCTTAAGGTACttcacagtttttctgttttaaaagttttaaaaatgtgtcaaacacATCACATTAGTTGGCTCCACACTGAGTGAAGTTGCTTGCTAGAAAGctgaattgtttgtttttttttaatgttttttcttttctttttcatttttgcataGGGTGATCCAAAGTAAAAACTCAGCATTTCCTGTGGGAAGTCACGTTGTGAGTAGCTGTGGATGGAAAACTCACGCCATCAGTGATGGGAAGGACCTCACTCTCCTCATGGCCGACTGGCCCAAAAACGTGCCAATGTCGCTGGCTGTGGGTGCCATCGGCATGCCTGGGTAAGATGGGTGTTGGCttcattacatttgttttaaggTAAACGGGTACAATGGAGTTACTTGATCAGGATTTTAGTGTTATAATGGTATACTAGAGTTCCACCGTTCAGACTTTGCCTGGCCGACACCGATTTTTGGCTGATTCTGATCCAAACATGTGCCTCTCACCTTAATCTGTTTCGTAAACTTAAAAACAGTCATCAGAGTGCGTGCTGTTGGTGGATGTGTTTACATACCAAAAATGTTGGATGTTCTTAGTTtgctgtttaataaaaaaagcatttaaaaggCTTGAGCCAGCTGAGGGAAATTGAACAATTCAGATCTCTGACCGACTGATTTGTGCATCTTTATTATACTAGTGTAGCAAAGTATTCAGCTGTGGCTGacataaagacataaaatagaagtttcattttcaaatggATAGTGATGCATTAAAGCTTTAAGTTCAGGGAGTACAATTGCCATAAGTGCTAAAAACAAATAGGGAAATAGATTATGTAATCTGCAACGGTTGATTCCAGCAAAAGAGAAATATAATCTACACACTGTAGAGGTTAATGACTAACTttgtt includes:
- the haus3 gene encoding HAUS augmin-like complex subunit 3 isoform X2, with protein sequence MLNGAQFVEAMGRLGYPGAASLQASEFDWLFDCAPENLHFLRFVCRTLNQRNVLTTEEAVAFQELQKSGKHILDETSLAEVLKTIGPSDGSSTNILGHRSSSSVFVVEGDLAIEDLEAEIQALCKEKELKQRRYNKLQVAATSHADVDLQLGAELDSAACKLKEAIALIGAENADTNAVLQNLTDEVGRLGSFLPQPEARQKADQLKPSISQKPKVLLSQLSLDPYLNQEELNTKTLTAFTQKHFFHGISDIVETSCSEHFQVLDLSSYEDEKEKNTDCKSGSRVVEHRRTEMARLQWSHIVAEHQLIQALAEEKAVKAGLDWLSEKARHTKSISTSSSLHMRDVVTKKELQAVEAELEALLNGPVPSALRESARLLNVPVVRGDLTLQLARQNYYISRQDQVRDYLLRQKASFDLLLLAHELELRRWKCCQNQLMEIDSRLSEEDKASSLRIESLAHPGLAINPRPNPFISSQDVALCRLLQILDRESDRGRSEPFQTYEGLDQAAQNLRTNIQLSRDSVAGARREQHYIAARLYSDCEALHRATYTELQQLLLGPQVCPTATADQDSFCPNAQELTLKLVEVDSQLKNLQQVMQEILGEVKAKRSQLERNPLLRRERELYIFFHLDTRLLQKVVEDLENKIPNRGDQ
- the haus3 gene encoding HAUS augmin-like complex subunit 3 isoform X1; the encoded protein is MTEQHSVRLNMLNGAQFVEAMGRLGYPGAASLQASEFDWLFDCAPENLHFLRFVCRTLNQRNVLTTEEAVAFQELQKSGKHILDETSLAEVLKTIGPSDGSSTNILGHRSSSSVFVVEGDLAIEDLEAEIQALCKEKELKQRRYNKLQVAATSHADVDLQLGAELDSAACKLKEAIALIGAENADTNAVLQNLTDEVGRLGSFLPQPEARQKADQLKPSISQKPKVLLSQLSLDPYLNQEELNTKTLTAFTQKHFFHGISDIVETSCSEHFQVLDLSSYEDEKEKNTDCKSGSRVVEHRRTEMARLQWSHIVAEHQLIQALAEEKAVKAGLDWLSEKARHTKSISTSSSLHMRDVVTKKELQAVEAELEALLNGPVPSALRESARLLNVPVVRGDLTLQLARQNYYISRQDQVRDYLLRQKASFDLLLLAHELELRRWKCCQNQLMEIDSRLSEEDKASSLRIESLAHPGLAINPRPNPFISSQDVALCRLLQILDRESDRGRSEPFQTYEGLDQAAQNLRTNIQLSRDSVAGARREQHYIAARLYSDCEALHRATYTELQQLLLGPQVCPTATADQDSFCPNAQELTLKLVEVDSQLKNLQQVMQEILGEVKAKRSQLERNPLLRRERELYIFFHLDTRLLQKVVEDLENKIPNRGDQ